A stretch of the Glycine soja cultivar W05 chromosome 13, ASM419377v2, whole genome shotgun sequence genome encodes the following:
- the LOC114381285 gene encoding zinc finger protein 593, with protein MGGKCPHRNVKKRRYSHKTARRTKFELKGDDMVYAQLNKPDEERAPLPLDEDLPGMGQYYCLHCDRYFSNVAVRDEHFKTKRHKKRIKQMMGPAPHTQLDADVAAGMGMPDNGPKLMSM; from the exons ATGGGAGGCAAATGTCCGCATAGGAACGTGAAGAAGAGAAGATATTCTCACAAGACAGCGCGGCGTACGAAGTTTGAGTTGAAAGGGGACGACATGGTTTATGCGCAGCTGAACAAACCCGATGAAGAGAGAGCCCCTTTACCCCTCGATGAAGATTTGCCTGGGATGGGCCAGTACTATTGCCTTCACTGCGA TCGGTACTTTTCCAATGTAGCCGTGAGGGATGAGCACTTTAAGACCAAACGACACAAGAAGCG TATAAAACAAATGATGGGTCCTGCACCACATACTCAACTTGATGCCGATGTAGCTGCTGGGATGGGTATGCCAGACAATGGACCAAAGCTAATGTCTATGTAA